The proteins below are encoded in one region of Coffea arabica cultivar ET-39 chromosome 4c, Coffea Arabica ET-39 HiFi, whole genome shotgun sequence:
- the LOC113739031 gene encoding uncharacterized protein — protein MPAGYNPQVTCAYHSGAPGHSTANCRLLKHKIQNMLEAGEIIIRKREEQGPNVSKNPLPEHPDTVGVIMDDKEFEEFFRSMSNETEVFGVMDQPFVIKEASYEGDKRPFILDLTPSESVALEPVVIEFPEQVPVLILQQVPWNYSEPILQIGDKQVLKEEVSAITRSGKIASSSTAGVPVKISNHEPTTKPAVTEEEAWDFLKRLKRSEYNVVEQLNKMPTQISILDLLFSSDLHRDALLEVLTKVRIPKNISVDNFSHIVGNVLTAKQITFSDEELPAERTGHNKALYVAVTCNRKMLPKVLIDNGSTLNICPWNTLVKLGLQDVKLKPSETVVRGFNGAERGSIGEVNLVIEMGPAQFQIACQVMHFPNVYNVLLGRPWIHSSGVVPSSLHQVLKFVVNDQLITIFAEEDCIVIADSKPEEDGN, from the coding sequence atgcctgctgggtaTAATCCACAGGTTacttgtgcttatcattcaggaGCACCTGGTCACTCCACTGCCAATTGTCGACTCCTCAAACATAAGATTCAAAACATGCTCGAAGCAGGGGAAATCATAATTAGGAAGAGAGAAGAGCAAGGACCGAATGTTAGCAAGAACCCCTTGCCGGAACACCCTGATACGGTCGGAGTTATTATGGATGATAAggaatttgaagagtttttccgAAGCATGTCAAATGAAACAGAAGTGTTCGGGGTAATGGATCAACCTTTCGTGATAAAGGAAGCATCGTATGAGGGAGATAAGAGGCCCTTCATTTTAGACCTAACTCCATCCGAAAGTGTAGCTTTAGAACCTGTGGTAATTGAATTCCCGGAACAAGTACCGGTTTTAATTTTACAGCAAGTGCCGTGGAATTACAGTGAGCCCATTTTGCAAATTGGGGATAAACAAGTTTTGAAGGAAGAAGTGTCTGCTATCACAAGGTCAGGAAAAATAGCAAGCTCATCCACTGCTGGCGTCCCAGTCAAAATAAGCAATCATGAGCCGACTACCAAACCCGCAGTGACTGAAGAAGAGGCATGGGATTTTCTCAAGAGGCTTAAGAGAAGCGAATACAATGTGGTTGAACAGCTGAACAAAATGCCTACCCAAATTTCCATCTTAGACTTGCTTTTCTCCTCCGATTTGCACAGGGATGCGTTACTTGAAGTTTTGACTAAGGTTCGGATTCCCAAGAATATTTCAGTTGACAATTTCTCGCACATAGTCGGAAATGTTTTGACTGCTAAACAAATCACTTTTTCTGATGAAGAGCTGCCTGCGGAAAGAACTGGTCATAACAAAGCCTTATATGTAGCTGTGACGTGCAATAGGAAAATGTTGCCTAAAGTACTGATCGACAATGGGTCTACCCTCAATATTTGTCCTTGGAACACTTTGGTAAAGTTAGGGTTGCAAGATGTCAAATTAAAACCCTCAGAAACCGTAGTTCGAGGATTCAATGGAGCCGAAAGAGGGTCCATAGGAGAAGTAAATTTGGTGATCGAAATGGGGCCCGCTCAATTTCAGATAGCCTGCCAAGTTATGCACTTTCCCAATGTCTATAATGTTTTACTCGGGCGGCCGTGGATTCATAGCTCTGGCGTTGTACCCTCTTCCTTGCATCAAGTATTGAAATTTGTGGTGAACGACCAGCTGATAACCATTTTTGCTGAAGAA